The Chloroflexota bacterium genome has a segment encoding these proteins:
- a CDS encoding cyclic-di-AMP receptor produces the protein MQAMLAIVQSEDAEAAIEQLKAISLKNVSRIASSGGFLRQGNTALWAAIPPGKLGEVMDALRATCQRRTTYVPAQLEVAQLASAFPVEVEVGGATVFLCDVERYEEI, from the coding sequence ATGCAAGCCATGCTCGCCATCGTCCAATCCGAAGACGCCGAAGCCGCCATCGAACAACTAAAAGCTATCAGCCTGAAAAATGTGTCGCGCATCGCCTCGTCGGGCGGTTTTTTGCGGCAGGGCAACACGGCGCTGTGGGCCGCCATCCCGCCCGGCAAGTTGGGCGAAGTGATGGACGCCCTGCGCGCCACCTGCCAGCGGCGAACCACCTACGTTCCGGCTCAACTCGAAGTGGCCCAACTGGCCTCCGCCTTTCCGGTGGAAGTGGAAGTTGGCGGGGCGACCGTGTTTCTGTGCGATGTGGAACGGTACGAGGAAATCTAA
- a CDS encoding cyclic-di-AMP receptor, whose amino-acid sequence MFKLIIAIIRDSDAGAVIEALVGANFRATRVASTGAFFRQGNTTLIIGVEADKVDAVISTLKSACGPAPADGSHRATIFVLNAARYEQI is encoded by the coding sequence ATGTTCAAATTGATTATTGCCATCATTCGTGACAGTGACGCCGGCGCTGTGATTGAGGCGCTGGTGGGCGCCAACTTCCGGGCCACCCGTGTAGCCAGCACCGGCGCGTTCTTCCGGCAAGGCAACACCACCCTCATCATCGGCGTTGAAGCCGACAAAGTGGACGCCGTGATCAGCACCCTCAAGTCGGCTTGCGGCCCGGCCCCTGCTGATGGCAGTCACCGGGCAACGATCTTTGTGTTGAACGCGGCCCGGTATGAGCAAATTTAG